The DNA segment CTCGCGCGGCGGCATGCCCGCCACCACCGCGAGCAGGACGCGGGACGGCTGGAAGCTCTCGGGACACAAGATCTACGCCACGGGCAGCCCGATCCTGCGCTACTTTCTGGTTTGGGCGCGCACAGATGAAGAGCCGGCGCGGGTGGGAACGTTCCTGCTGCCGCGCGAGGCGCCCGGCTGGCGCCTCGTGGAGACCTGGGATCATCTCGGCATGCGGGCGACGGGCAGCCACGACATCATCCTCGAAGACGCGCTGATCCCGCTCGATCATGCGGTGGACGTGCGCCTGCCGTTTGACTGGGGCGCCCCCGACCCGCTGGTCGGCGCCTGGAACGGCCTGGTGCTCGCGGCGCTGTACCACGGCGTTGCAACCGCCGCGCGCGACTGGCTGACGCGGTATCTGCACGAGCGCGTACCCGCCAACCTCGGCGCGCCGCTCGCCTCGCTGCCGCGCTTTCAGAGCACGGTGGGCGAGATCGAGGCGTTGCTGTTCACAAGCGAACACCTGCTGCACGGCCTCGCCGCCGAGATCGACGCGGGCGATTCGGCCGCCGCAGCGCGGGCATCGCTGGCGAAGTACGTCGTGACCAACAATGCCGTGCGCG comes from the Dehalococcoidia bacterium genome and includes:
- a CDS encoding acyl-CoA dehydrogenase family protein is translated as MTTTYESTVASLEEAVGRATALAADFAGRAAEHDRQASFPFENFEALRAAGLLNLSVPREYGGSELGLAAACRVVQQIAAGDAATALVLSMQYIFHAGLARRRAWPEAVYAAVCRESANGIALINALRVEPELGTPSRGGMPATTASRTRDGWKLSGHKIYATGSPILRYFLVWARTDEEPARVGTFLLPREAPGWRLVETWDHLGMRATGSHDIILEDALIPLDHAVDVRLPFDWGAPDPLVGAWNGLVLAALYHGVATAARDWLTRYLHERVPANLGAPLASLPRFQSTVGEIEALLFTSEHLLHGLAAEIDAGDSAAAARASLAKYVVTNNAVRAVDMALGLVGNPGLSRTNPLERHHRDVLCSRIHSPQDDTVLLMTGKAALGMR